The Xanthomonas sp. CFBP 8443 genome has a window encoding:
- the modB gene encoding molybdate ABC transporter permease subunit, protein MFAFTPQELTAIALSVKVALVAALGSLPFGVACGWLLARRRFPGKSLLDALLHLPLVMPPVVTGYVLLIVLGTQGPVGAWLLEHLGVQFAFRWTGAALASAVMGFPLMVRAIRLALESTDRRLEAAAATLGAGPWRVFFSITLPLAWPGLVAGTALAFAKALGEFGATITFVSNIPGETQTLSAAIYGLLQVPGGEAGIWRLAAVALAISLAALLLSEWLVRRQRGPEADA, encoded by the coding sequence TTGTTCGCGTTCACGCCGCAGGAACTCACCGCCATCGCGCTCAGCGTCAAGGTCGCGCTGGTCGCGGCGCTGGGCAGCCTGCCGTTCGGGGTGGCCTGCGGCTGGCTGCTGGCACGGCGCCGTTTCCCCGGCAAATCGCTGCTGGACGCCTTGCTGCACCTGCCGCTGGTGATGCCGCCGGTGGTCACCGGGTACGTGCTGTTGATCGTGCTCGGCACGCAGGGACCGGTCGGCGCCTGGTTGCTGGAGCATCTGGGCGTGCAGTTCGCGTTCCGCTGGACCGGCGCCGCGCTGGCCAGCGCGGTGATGGGATTCCCGCTGATGGTGCGCGCGATCCGCCTGGCCCTGGAATCCACCGACCGGCGCCTGGAGGCGGCCGCGGCCACGCTCGGCGCCGGGCCGTGGCGGGTGTTCTTCAGCATCACCCTGCCGCTGGCCTGGCCGGGGCTGGTCGCCGGCACCGCGCTCGCCTTCGCCAAGGCGCTGGGCGAATTCGGCGCCACCATCACCTTCGTGTCGAATATTCCCGGAGAAACGCAGACCCTGTCGGCGGCGATCTACGGCCTGCTGCAGGTGCCCGGCGGCGAAGCGGGCATCTGGCGGTTGGCGGCGGTTGCCCTGGCGATCTCGCTGGCCGCGCTGCTGCTGTCCGAATGGCTGGTGCGGCGCCAGCGCGGGCCGGAGGCGGACGCATGA
- a CDS encoding ATP-binding cassette domain-containing protein yields the protein MLSIDIEVQRGRFQRRLRVEEQARVVALVGPSGVGKTSMLNAIAGVLRPRSGRIVIDARVLYDSDAGIDVPTHRRRIGYVFQDARLFPHMDVRRNLGYGRHGRGQAERFGFDAVVELLGIAPLLSRRPGNLSGGEAQRVAIGRALLSQPAILLFDEPLSALDAQRRGELIPYLQRVRDEVRLPMLYVSHQAEEVERIADAIHQLD from the coding sequence ATGCTGAGCATCGACATCGAAGTGCAACGCGGCCGCTTCCAGCGCCGCTTGCGGGTCGAGGAACAGGCGCGCGTGGTCGCGCTGGTCGGCCCCTCCGGCGTCGGCAAGACCAGCATGCTCAACGCCATCGCCGGCGTGCTGCGGCCGCGCAGCGGGCGCATCGTCATCGACGCGCGCGTGCTCTACGACAGCGACGCCGGCATCGACGTGCCCACCCACCGGCGCCGGATCGGCTACGTGTTCCAGGACGCGCGGCTGTTCCCGCACATGGATGTGCGCCGCAACCTCGGCTACGGCCGCCACGGCCGCGGCCAGGCCGAGCGCTTCGGCTTCGATGCGGTGGTCGAGCTGCTCGGCATCGCGCCGCTGCTGTCGCGGCGCCCTGGCAATCTGTCCGGCGGCGAAGCGCAGCGCGTGGCGATCGGCCGCGCGCTGCTGTCGCAGCCGGCGATCCTGCTGTTCGACGAACCGCTGTCGGCGCTGGATGCGCAACGCCGCGGCGAGCTGATCCCGTACCTGCAGCGCGTGCGCGACGAGGTGCGCCTGCCGATGCTCTACGTCAGCCACCAGGCCGAGGAAGTGGAACGCATCGCCGATGCGATCCATCAGCTGGACTAG
- a CDS encoding flavin reductase family protein produces MRRYRKHDFPLDQVRRFLEPGPVVLLASAWKGQRDIMTMGWHMVLEFSPSLIACCISSANHSFELVRRSRQCTINLPTADLLDTVVGIGNSSGAQLDKFAHFGLTAIPSTHVGAPSIAECYASFECRLHDGRQIARHNLFVWEVVKAQVATSPKLPRTLHYRGDGKFMLSGAEVSRRRLFKPEML; encoded by the coding sequence ATGCGTCGCTACCGCAAGCACGATTTCCCGCTCGACCAGGTACGCCGGTTCCTGGAACCCGGCCCGGTGGTGCTGCTCGCTTCGGCATGGAAAGGGCAGCGCGACATCATGACCATGGGTTGGCACATGGTGCTGGAGTTCTCGCCATCGCTGATCGCCTGCTGCATCTCCAGCGCCAACCATAGCTTCGAGCTGGTCCGGCGCAGCAGGCAATGCACGATCAACCTGCCGACCGCGGACCTGCTCGACACCGTGGTCGGCATCGGCAACAGCAGCGGCGCGCAGCTCGACAAGTTCGCCCACTTCGGGCTGACCGCGATACCCAGCACGCACGTCGGTGCGCCGTCGATCGCCGAGTGCTACGCGAGCTTCGAGTGCCGCCTGCACGACGGCCGCCAGATCGCCAGGCACAACCTGTTCGTCTGGGAAGTGGTCAAGGCGCAGGTCGCCACGTCGCCGAAACTGCCCAGGACCCTGCACTACCGCGGCGACGGCAAGTTCATGCTGTCCGGCGCGGAAGTCTCGCGGCGGCGGCTGTTCAAGCCGGAGATGCTGTAG
- a CDS encoding TonB family protein: MSVETFVAGMWATALAGSAAIVAVLALRAPLRRMFGASVAYTLWAVVPLAMLGVLLPGDVRPALPAALAMPQVWVGLPQGSAGATGAMAMANDHLALWMAALWLLGAASMAAVLWRQQRRYRRSLGRLSPGADGVLYAQHAAHGPLVLGALRPRVVLPMDFALRYPAAQSELVLAHERMHIARGDTRCNLLLAALRCVHWFNPLLHWAAPRFRFDQELACDAAVLARHPASRRSYAEAMLQTQLDAIALPVGCHWQAGQTLRQRIGMLRRPAVSGWRRRTGVALVAMAGLCGGATAWALQPPPASALAGSGIAPGRSDAQAPDAGVVLAGDASAAGTGPASSGKRLPMTLAAAAGAAATDTAAKRATMPAKPMTMLPPRYPREALREGASGKVMLLVSVDEAGTASDVRLLGRGSGNAALDQAAIAAARQWRFTPAQEHGRAIRGRLKIPVTFESGMQPVATPTGLADADGYRWYLLDAETRNTDQRMCDVVKSDGQGPARRVYCGVTVASQR, translated from the coding sequence ATGAGCGTTGAAACTTTCGTGGCGGGGATGTGGGCGACGGCGCTGGCCGGCAGTGCGGCGATCGTAGCGGTGCTGGCGCTGCGCGCGCCGTTGCGGCGGATGTTCGGCGCCAGCGTCGCCTATACGTTGTGGGCGGTGGTGCCGTTGGCGATGCTCGGCGTGCTGCTACCTGGCGATGTGCGCCCGGCGCTGCCGGCGGCGCTGGCGATGCCGCAGGTCTGGGTCGGGCTGCCGCAGGGATCGGCTGGCGCTACTGGCGCGATGGCGATGGCGAACGACCATCTGGCATTGTGGATGGCCGCACTGTGGCTGCTGGGCGCAGCGTCGATGGCTGCCGTCCTGTGGCGGCAGCAGCGGCGCTACCGGCGCAGCCTGGGGCGGTTGTCGCCGGGTGCAGATGGCGTGCTGTACGCGCAGCATGCGGCACACGGTCCGCTGGTGCTCGGCGCCTTGCGGCCGCGCGTGGTGCTGCCGATGGACTTCGCCCTGCGCTATCCGGCCGCGCAGTCGGAACTGGTGCTGGCGCACGAACGCATGCATATCGCCCGCGGCGACACCCGCTGCAACCTGCTGCTGGCGGCGCTGCGCTGCGTGCACTGGTTCAATCCGTTGCTGCACTGGGCCGCGCCGCGGTTCCGCTTCGACCAGGAACTGGCCTGCGATGCGGCGGTGCTGGCGCGGCATCCGGCCTCGCGCCGCAGCTACGCCGAGGCGATGCTGCAGACCCAGCTGGATGCGATCGCGTTGCCGGTCGGCTGTCATTGGCAGGCCGGGCAGACCTTGCGGCAGCGGATCGGCATGCTGCGACGGCCGGCGGTGAGCGGCTGGCGGCGGCGCACGGGAGTTGCTTTGGTGGCGATGGCGGGGCTGTGCGGCGGCGCTACGGCCTGGGCGTTGCAGCCACCGCCGGCGTCCGCGTTGGCGGGAAGCGGCATCGCGCCTGGGCGGTCGGATGCGCAAGCCCCGGATGCGGGTGTTGTGCTGGCGGGGGACGCGTCTGCAGCGGGCACTGGGCCGGCAAGCAGCGGGAAGCGCCTGCCGATGACACTCGCTGCCGCAGCCGGCGCCGCGGCGACGGACACGGCCGCCAAGCGCGCAACCATGCCTGCCAAGCCCATGACGATGCTGCCGCCGCGCTATCCGCGCGAAGCGCTGCGCGAGGGTGCCTCGGGAAAAGTGATGCTGTTGGTCAGTGTGGATGAAGCCGGTACGGCCAGCGACGTGCGTTTGCTCGGTCGTGGCAGCGGCAACGCGGCATTGGACCAGGCGGCCATCGCGGCCGCCCGGCAGTGGCGCTTCACGCCGGCCCAGGAACACGGGCGTGCGATCCGTGGCCGGCTGAAGATTCCGGTCACGTTCGAGTCCGGGATGCAGCCTGTCGCGACGCCTACGGGACTGGCCGATGCGGATGGCTATCGCTGGTATCTGCTGGATGCGGAGACGCGCAATACGGACCAGCGCATGTGCGATGTGGTCAAGTCCGATGGACAAGGGCCGGCCCGGCGCGTGTATTGCGGCGTGACCGTGGCGTCGCAGAGATGA
- a CDS encoding BlaI/MecI/CopY family transcriptional regulator, producing the protein MAISDAEAVVMEVLWSRHPLAAEEVFAALSGHGGWAEPTVKTLLNRLLNKGAIRADKQGRRYLYAPLLQREQWVQQQSEGLLERLFGGRVAPLVAHFSERGKLSDADIAELKRLIQELDDER; encoded by the coding sequence ATGGCGATCAGCGATGCGGAAGCGGTGGTGATGGAAGTGCTGTGGAGCCGGCATCCGCTCGCGGCCGAAGAGGTGTTCGCGGCCCTGTCCGGGCATGGCGGCTGGGCCGAACCCACGGTCAAGACCTTGCTCAACCGGCTGCTCAACAAGGGCGCGATCCGCGCCGACAAACAGGGACGACGCTATCTGTACGCGCCGCTGCTGCAGCGCGAACAGTGGGTGCAGCAACAGAGCGAAGGCCTGCTCGAACGCCTGTTCGGCGGCCGCGTCGCGCCGCTGGTGGCGCACTTCAGCGAACGCGGCAAGCTCAGCGACGCCGATATCGCCGAACTCAAACGACTGATCCAGGAGCTGGACGATGAGCGTTGA
- a CDS encoding acetyl-CoA hydrolase/transferase C-terminal domain-containing protein, with the protein MTDHLEDLDAVADLILQRIPGTLRIGAPLGIGKPHRLLNALYDRVAADPARPMQLYTALSLNPPPAGGGLEGRFVRPFVQRHFGEDFPALKYVQALQRDALPAHIQVEEFYMQSGALLHSAQAQRGYTSLNYTHAADAVAQRAPNLIVQKVAREPGGTRLSFSCNNDITQDTLDAVRRRGLPRPLLVAEVDPQLPWIGGSAAVEPSFFDVVATPPGPYPRLFGLPRQPVADADYAIGLYASTLVRDGGTLQIGIGTLADALCHALVLRHTDNARYRQVLAALDPELETHPAVQECGGLAPFSIGLFGCSEMLNEGFRQLVQCGVIRRKVLDDAALMQRVADGSASADDQARLQRDGEYLQGAFYLGSPEFYAWLRDMAPEACAAIGMRRISEINQLYGGEALRRAQRREARFFNSCMMATALGAAVSDALDDGRVVSGVGGQYNFVAMAHALDDARSVLMFRATRGEARTLQSNLRWNYAHTTIPRHLRDIYLNEYGIADLRGMTDEDCAVAMAGLADVAFQPALLQQARQARKLAVDFVAPRHWQRNRAERVRAALAPFRADGTLPDYPLGSDFTEIEQRLLRALAWLKRNTAGTGAKLATVARALLSRTAADPACLQRMALDAPRSLGERVQARLLAYALRQTEAG; encoded by the coding sequence ATGACCGACCACCTCGAAGACCTAGACGCCGTTGCCGACCTGATCCTGCAGCGCATCCCCGGCACGCTGCGCATCGGCGCGCCGCTGGGCATCGGCAAGCCGCATCGCCTGCTAAACGCGCTGTACGACCGCGTCGCCGCCGATCCGGCGCGGCCGATGCAGCTCTACACCGCGCTGTCGCTGAACCCACCGCCGGCCGGCGGCGGGCTGGAAGGCCGCTTCGTGCGGCCGTTCGTGCAGCGCCATTTCGGCGAGGATTTCCCGGCGCTCAAGTACGTGCAGGCGTTGCAGCGCGATGCGCTGCCGGCGCATATCCAGGTCGAGGAGTTCTACATGCAGTCCGGCGCGCTGCTGCACTCGGCACAGGCGCAGCGCGGCTACACCAGCCTCAACTACACCCATGCCGCCGACGCGGTGGCGCAGCGCGCGCCGAACCTGATCGTGCAGAAGGTGGCGCGCGAACCCGGCGGCACGCGCCTGTCGTTCTCGTGCAACAACGACATCACCCAGGACACGCTGGACGCGGTGCGCCGGCGCGGCCTGCCGCGGCCGCTGCTGGTCGCCGAGGTCGATCCGCAGCTGCCGTGGATCGGCGGCAGCGCGGCGGTGGAGCCGTCGTTCTTCGACGTGGTGGCGACGCCGCCGGGTCCGTATCCGCGCCTGTTCGGGCTGCCGCGGCAACCGGTGGCCGATGCCGACTACGCCATCGGCCTGTACGCGAGCACGCTGGTGCGCGATGGCGGCACACTGCAGATCGGCATCGGCACACTGGCCGACGCGCTGTGCCACGCGCTGGTGCTGCGGCATACCGACAACGCGCGCTATCGGCAGGTGCTGGCGGCGCTGGATCCGGAACTGGAAACGCACCCGGCGGTGCAGGAATGCGGCGGACTGGCACCGTTCTCGATCGGCCTGTTCGGCTGCAGCGAAATGCTCAACGAAGGCTTCCGGCAACTGGTCCAGTGCGGCGTGATCCGGCGCAAGGTGCTCGACGATGCCGCGCTGATGCAGCGCGTGGCCGACGGCAGCGCCAGTGCCGACGACCAGGCGCGGCTGCAGCGCGATGGCGAATACCTGCAGGGCGCGTTCTACCTCGGCTCGCCCGAGTTCTACGCCTGGCTGCGCGACATGGCGCCGGAGGCATGCGCCGCGATCGGCATGCGGCGGATCAGCGAGATCAACCAGCTGTACGGCGGCGAGGCGCTGCGCCGCGCGCAACGGCGCGAGGCGCGCTTCTTCAACTCGTGCATGATGGCCACCGCGCTGGGCGCGGCGGTGTCCGATGCGCTGGACGACGGCCGCGTGGTGTCCGGCGTGGGCGGCCAGTACAACTTCGTGGCGATGGCGCATGCGCTGGACGACGCGCGCAGCGTGCTGATGTTCCGCGCCACCCGCGGCGAGGCGCGCACGCTGCAGTCCAATCTGCGCTGGAACTACGCCCACACCACGATCCCGCGCCACCTGCGCGACATCTACCTCAACGAATACGGCATCGCCGACCTGCGCGGCATGACCGACGAGGACTGCGCCGTGGCGATGGCCGGCCTGGCCGACGTGGCGTTCCAGCCGGCACTGCTGCAGCAGGCCAGGCAAGCGCGCAAGCTCGCCGTGGATTTCGTCGCGCCGCGGCACTGGCAGCGCAACCGCGCCGAGCGGGTGCGTGCCGCGCTGGCTCCGTTCCGCGCCGACGGCACCCTGCCCGACTATCCGCTCGGCAGCGACTTCACCGAGATCGAGCAGCGCCTGCTGCGCGCATTG